Below is a window of Thermus neutrinimicus DNA.
TTCGTCATCCAGACCAAAAGCACCCGGTCCCCCCGCCGGGCGTGGAGGGCCAGGGTGCCTGTAGCCCCGATCTCATCATCGGGATGGGCGAACACCGCCATCAGATTCACAACCCCAAGTCTACCCGTCTTGTATCAGGGGCTAAAACCCCTTAGCATGGAGCGCAACTATGGTCCGGGGCATCAGGGGTGCCATCACCGTGGAGGAGGATACGCCCGAGGCCATCCACCAAGCCACGCGGGAGCTTCTCCTGAAGATGCTGGAGGCAAACGGCATCCAAAGCCATGAGGAGCTGGCAGCCATCATCTTCACGGTTACAGAGGACCTGTGTTCGGCCTTCCCCGCCGAGGCTGCCCGGCAGATCGGCATGCACCGGGTTCCCCTGCTCTCCGCCCGGGAGGTGCCGGTTCCAGGAAGCCTGCCCCGGGTCATCCGGGTCCTGGCCCTTTGGAACACCGAAACCCCCCAGGACCAGGTGCGCCACGTCTACCTCAGGGATGCGGTGCGCCTACGGCCCGACCTGGAAAGCGCCCAGTAATAGCCCCCACCTTGGGAAAGACCCCCGCTTGGTGGGACTAAAGAACCTAGCGAAAAGGGATGCCCTAGAAACCCAGGACCTCGGCCCAGGGGGTCGGGGCCTTGGGGCTCACGTAGCCCGTATCCATCTGGGCCAGCTGGAGGCGGCCCGAGTACTCCTCGTTCACCGCATGCCAGTAGGTGTACTCCTCTATGACCCAGATCCCGGATTCCCGGGCCCCGTTGCCGCTGGCCTTCACCCCGCCAAAGGGCAGGTGGGCCTCGGCACCCACGGTGGTGTTGTTGATGCTGGTCATCCCCGCCCGGATCCCCACCTTGAAGAGGTAGGCCCAGTGGCGGTGGTTGGTGTAAATGGCGCTGGATAGGCCGTAGGGGGTGGCGTTGGCCACCTCTATGGCCTCCTCGATGCCGTCCACCTTAACCAGGTTGATGGTGGGGCCAAAGATCTCCTCGGCAAACTGGCGCATGCCGGGCCTGGCCTCCCACACCGTGGGCCAGCCGTAAAGACCCGCCTCGAGGTCCCCCCGGAAACGGGGATAGGGGTTTTCCCGGGTGATCCGCCCCTTACCCAAGAGCAGGGTGGCCCCATCCTCCTGTCCCCAGGTGTAGTGCTCCAGCCACCGCTGGAACAGGCGCTCGTTGATAAAGGGGCCGTAGGTGACCTCGGGGTGGAGAAGGGGGTTGCCCACCACCGTGGCCTCGGTCCTTTCCAGGAAGCGCCTTTTGAACTCGTCATAAATGGGCGCATCCACGATGATGTTGCCCGCCGAGGTGCAGCGCTGGCCCCCGGTGGCGAAGGCGCTCCACCAGGCCCCTTCCACCGCCAGATCCAGGTCGGCATCCCGCATCACCACCAAGGGATTCTTTCCACCGAGCTCCAGGGTGGGCCGGATCAGGTTCCGCCCCGCCACCTCCCCGATCCAGCGTCCCACCTTGGTGCTGCCGGTGAAGGCGAACTTGTTGAGGAGGCCCTCGTCCATGAGCTCCACCAGCCACTGGCCCGTGGAGTCCTTCCCGCCGCCGAAGACCACGTTGATGACCCCAGGAGGCAGGCCCGCCTCCTCAAAGAGCTTCACGAAGATATAGGAAAGGGCCGGGGAGTCATCGGAAGGTTTCCAGACCATGGTGTTGCCCGCCAGGACCGCAGGGATCAGCTTCCAGCTAGGCACGGCGATGGGGAAGTTCCCGGCGGTGATCATCCCCACCACCCCCAAGGGCCTGCGGAAGGTGAAGAGCTCCTTGTTCCGCATCTCGCTGGGCACGGTCTGGCCGTAAAGCCTCCGCCCCTCCGAGGCGAAGAAGATAGCGGTGTCGATGGCCTCCTGGACATCCCCCCCCGCCTCCTTGAAGGTCTTTCCCACCTCCCTGACCATGAGCCGGGTCAGGGTGGGCTTTTCCCGCTCCAGGATCTTGGCCAGGTTGAAAAGCACCTGCCCCCGCACGGGCGCTGGGGTTGCGCTCCACTCCTTGAAGGCCTCCCGCGCCTTCAGGGCGGCTTTCCTCAGGGTTTCCTTGGTACCCTCGGGGAAACGGGCCACCAGGTCCTCGAGGTCCGAGGGATTCCGCCTCTCCAAAACCCTTCCCTCAAAAACCTCATCCCCTCCGATGAGGTGGCCGAACTCCAAGGTGTTCCCATACTTGCCGGAAAAGGCCTTCATGGCAACCTCCGAAGGAATTTTACCCCTGGCCGAACTTGGCCTTGAGGGCCCTAAGGGTGGCCGGGGGCACCAGCTTGGACACATCCCCCCCGTAGCGGGCGATCTCCTTCACCATGGTGCTGGAGACAAAGGAGTACCGGGTGGCGGCCAGGATGAAGAGGGTCTCCAGGCCTGGGAGAAGCTGGCGGTTCAGGTGGGCCATCTGGAGCTCGTACTCGTAGTCAGAAACCGCCCTCAGGCCCTTGACGATGGCCTGGGCCCCCACCTGCTTCACGAAATCCACCAGAAGGCCGGAAAAGGTACGGGCCTCCACGTTGGGCAGGTGAGCGGTGGCCTCCCGCACGATGTTTAACCGCTCCTCGGCGGTAAACAGGTACTGCCCCCGCTTGTTGGGGTTTTCCAGCACCGCCACCGTGACCCGGTCAAAGAGGCGGCTGGCCCGCTGGATCACGTCCAAATGGCCGTTGGTAAGGGGGTCAAAGCTTCCGGGATAGACCACGTGCATCTAAGCCTCCACCAGGGTAAGGGCGTTTTCCCCGTAAACCCGCCGCTCCCCAAAGGGGAGGTGCAGGTCCTTGGGGTGCTGGAGGATGTAGAGCCCTCCCTTCTCCACAAGACCGCTTCCCAGGAGGGCCTGAAAGGCCTGGACCAGGTCCAGGGGATAGGGCGGAGCCATAAAGGCCACCGTGTAGCGTTCGCCTCGGGCCTTGGCCTCGGGCAGAAAAACCTCCACGGGAAGGGGAACGATGCGGGCCCTTAGCCCCGTGCGGCGGAGGTTCTCCCTAAGCAAGGCCACCGCTTCCTGGTCCTTCTCCACCAAGGTGGCCTCAAAACCCTCGCTGGCCGCCTCGAGGCCCACCGCCCCGCTCCCCGCATAGAGGTCCAGGAACCGGCCCCGCCTGGGGTAGCGGAGGCGCAGATAGTCAAAAAGGGCCTTTCGCAGGCGCACGGGGGAGGGCCTGGCCGAGGCCGGAACCTTCAAGGGCACCCCCTTGGCCTTGCCGCCCAGGATCCTCACCACGCCTCCTAGCTTAAAGCTCCAGGACCAGGCGGCAAAGCCTGTCCACCCCACCGGAGACCTCCTCCAGGGTGATGAGGAGGTCCAGGTGGGCCAAGGTGGTGGCCCGGCTTTCCGCCTTCCCGCTCTCCAAACGGCTCAGGTGCGCCCGCCGCAGACGGTCCAGAAAGGCCGCCACCTCCCCTTCCCCCGACAAGACCCCCTCCGCCAAGGC
It encodes the following:
- the coaD gene encoding pantetheine-phosphate adenylyltransferase; protein product: MHVVYPGSFDPLTNGHLDVIQRASRLFDRVTVAVLENPNKRGQYLFTAEERLNIVREATAHLPNVEARTFSGLLVDFVKQVGAQAIVKGLRAVSDYEYELQMAHLNRQLLPGLETLFILAATRYSFVSSTMVKEIARYGGDVSKLVPPATLRALKAKFGQG
- a CDS encoding aldehyde dehydrogenase family protein; its protein translation is MKAFSGKYGNTLEFGHLIGGDEVFEGRVLERRNPSDLEDLVARFPEGTKETLRKAALKAREAFKEWSATPAPVRGQVLFNLAKILEREKPTLTRLMVREVGKTFKEAGGDVQEAIDTAIFFASEGRRLYGQTVPSEMRNKELFTFRRPLGVVGMITAGNFPIAVPSWKLIPAVLAGNTMVWKPSDDSPALSYIFVKLFEEAGLPPGVINVVFGGGKDSTGQWLVELMDEGLLNKFAFTGSTKVGRWIGEVAGRNLIRPTLELGGKNPLVVMRDADLDLAVEGAWWSAFATGGQRCTSAGNIIVDAPIYDEFKRRFLERTEATVVGNPLLHPEVTYGPFINERLFQRWLEHYTWGQEDGATLLLGKGRITRENPYPRFRGDLEAGLYGWPTVWEARPGMRQFAEEIFGPTINLVKVDGIEEAIEVANATPYGLSSAIYTNHRHWAYLFKVGIRAGMTSINNTTVGAEAHLPFGGVKASGNGARESGIWVIEEYTYWHAVNEEYSGRLQLAQMDTGYVSPKAPTPWAEVLGF
- a CDS encoding RsmD family RNA methyltransferase, which encodes MVRILGGKAKGVPLKVPASARPSPVRLRKALFDYLRLRYPRRGRFLDLYAGSGAVGLEAASEGFEATLVEKDQEAVALLRENLRRTGLRARIVPLPVEVFLPEAKARGERYTVAFMAPPYPLDLVQAFQALLGSGLVEKGGLYILQHPKDLHLPFGERRVYGENALTLVEA
- the aroH gene encoding chorismate mutase, with product MVRGIRGAITVEEDTPEAIHQATRELLLKMLEANGIQSHEELAAIIFTVTEDLCSAFPAEAARQIGMHRVPLLSAREVPVPGSLPRVIRVLALWNTETPQDQVRHVYLRDAVRLRPDLESAQ